A stretch of Henckelia pumila isolate YLH828 chromosome 4, ASM3356847v2, whole genome shotgun sequence DNA encodes these proteins:
- the LOC140861498 gene encoding uncharacterized protein, with the protein MEKNIKVKFHKKGLIPLFKSATEAYQMSEFESCMAEICRKNMQLGKYLEDADYDSWSRAHFKVNPIATYEFQVGLDAINMVVVNIALMTCSCKKFDMLKIPCGHAIAAAKSRGISIYSLCSKYYKTICWRASYAEPIHPVDNEIDWLIPSEVQERVILPPFVRRPCGRPQTRRIRSMGKISLKRHCSTCDFTDHYNKSCKNPTPI; encoded by the exons atggaaaaaaatattaaagtaAAGTTTCACAAAAAGGGTCTTATACCTTTGTTCAAATCTGCAACAGAAGCTTATCAGATGTCTGAGTTTGAAAGTTGCATGGCAGAAATTTGTAGAAAGAACATGCAACTTGGAAAATATTTGGAAGATGCAGATTATGATTCTTGGTCACGAGCTCACTTTAAAG TGAATCCTATAGCAACTTACGAGTTTCAAGTTGGTTTGGATGCAATTAATATGGTTGTTGTGAATATTGCACTAATGACGTGTTCATGTAAGAAATTTGACATGTTGAAAATTCCATGTGGACATGCAATTGCAGCGGCAAAGTCAAGAGGGATTTCAATTTACAGTTTGTGCTCCAAATATTACAAAACCATATGTTGGAGAGCCTCCTATGCTGAACCAATTCATCCCGTAGATAATGAGATAGATTGGTTAATTCCAAGTGAAGTTCAAGAGAGGGTTATCTTACCTCCATTTGTGAGAAGACCATGTGGAAGACCACAGACAAGAAGGATAAGATCTATGGGTAAAATATCTTTAAAACGTCATTGCTCTACATGTGATTTCACTGACCACTATAATAAAAGTTGCAAGAATCCTACTCCAATTTGA